A genomic stretch from Shewanella woodyi ATCC 51908 includes:
- a CDS encoding Re/Si-specific NAD(P)(+) transhydrogenase subunit alpha, protein MQIGIPREILNQESRVAATPATVVQLKKLGFSVVVQRGAGEAANFKDEAYQEAGADIVSLEEAFQADLILKVNAPTIDVDTGVDEADLLKAGATVASFVWPAQNPELLEKFKAKGINLLAMDMVPRISRAQSLDARSSLANVDGYRAVIEAANHFGRFFTGQITAAGKVPPAKVLIIGAGVAGLSALGAAGSLGAIVRAFDTRPEVKEQINSMGAEFLEVDFEEESGSGDGYAKVMSKEFIEAEMALFREQAKEVDIIITTALIPGKPAPKLILEDMVGLMKPGSVIVDLAAANGGNCELTVPGEVAVVNDVTIIGYTELSRRLPTQASQLYGTNLVNLLKLMVPEKDGNFVIDFDDEVVRGVAAVKDGEITFPPPVIQVSAQPQAKAEEAVAEVVEKKKNPWIKPVLAVVAAGLFGLIANSAPADFLQHFSVFVLSCVVGYYVVWNVSHSLHTPLMSVTNAISGIIVVGALVQMNSDSTAVLILSGIAILIASINIAGGFTVTQRMLKMFRKD, encoded by the coding sequence ATGCAAATCGGAATACCAAGGGAGATCCTTAACCAGGAGAGCCGGGTAGCCGCGACACCAGCCACTGTTGTTCAGCTTAAGAAATTAGGTTTCAGTGTTGTGGTGCAACGCGGTGCCGGCGAGGCAGCAAATTTTAAAGATGAAGCGTATCAAGAAGCGGGTGCTGATATCGTTAGCCTCGAAGAAGCGTTTCAAGCGGATCTCATATTGAAAGTCAATGCGCCTACTATCGATGTAGATACCGGCGTTGATGAAGCCGATCTATTGAAAGCCGGTGCGACAGTGGCAAGCTTTGTATGGCCAGCCCAAAATCCTGAGTTGTTAGAAAAGTTTAAGGCGAAGGGGATCAACCTACTTGCCATGGATATGGTGCCGCGTATTTCACGTGCACAATCTCTCGATGCTCGTAGCTCATTAGCTAACGTAGATGGTTACCGCGCCGTTATCGAAGCAGCAAATCACTTTGGTCGCTTCTTTACTGGACAGATCACCGCTGCGGGTAAAGTGCCACCGGCGAAAGTCTTAATCATTGGTGCAGGTGTTGCAGGTCTTTCTGCCTTGGGAGCTGCGGGGAGTTTAGGAGCTATCGTTCGCGCCTTTGATACCCGTCCAGAAGTGAAAGAGCAGATTAACTCTATGGGCGCCGAGTTCTTAGAAGTTGATTTCGAAGAGGAGTCTGGCTCTGGTGATGGTTATGCCAAAGTCATGAGTAAAGAGTTTATCGAAGCTGAGATGGCACTGTTCCGCGAACAGGCTAAAGAGGTTGATATCATTATCACCACAGCGCTAATCCCCGGTAAACCTGCACCTAAGCTTATCCTTGAAGATATGGTTGGCTTAATGAAGCCTGGTAGTGTCATTGTCGATTTGGCGGCGGCTAATGGCGGTAACTGTGAACTGACCGTACCCGGAGAAGTGGCTGTGGTTAACGATGTGACTATTATCGGTTATACCGAACTGTCGCGCCGTTTACCGACACAAGCAAGTCAGCTATACGGTACGAACTTAGTGAACCTGCTTAAGCTGATGGTGCCAGAGAAAGATGGCAACTTTGTGATTGATTTCGACGATGAAGTTGTTCGCGGTGTGGCTGCGGTTAAAGATGGTGAGATCACTTTCCCACCTCCAGTTATCCAGGTTAGCGCCCAGCCTCAAGCCAAAGCGGAAGAGGCGGTAGCTGAAGTTGTTGAGAAGAAAAAGAACCCTTGGATAAAACCAGTCTTAGCTGTGGTAGCGGCAGGTTTATTTGGCCTAATTGCTAACTCTGCGCCAGCGGACTTCCTGCAGCACTTTAGTGTCTTTGTGCTTTCCTGTGTTGTTGGTTATTACGTGGTTTGGAATGTGAGTCACTCCCTTCATACTCCTTTGATGAGTGTGACTAACGCGATCAGTGGCATCATTGTTGTGGGTGCTTTAGTACAGATGAATAGCGACAGTACGGCGGTACTCATCTTATCCGGTATCGCGATACTTATCGCTTCCATTAACATTGCCGGTGGTTTCACCGTCACTCAGCGTATGCTGAAAATGTTCCGTAAAGACTAA
- the pntB gene encoding Re/Si-specific NAD(P)(+) transhydrogenase subunit beta, whose amino-acid sequence MSIGLLSAAYLVAAVLFIFSLAGLSKQETAQRGNILGIIGMVIAVIATLASTQIEGNSWIVTGAMAIGAAIGVRLALKVEMTEMPELVAILHSFVGMAAVLVGFSSTLDHGSLMDAVTGQIDPVAKTIHDVEVFLGIFIGAVTFTGSVVAFAKLRGLVKSAPKSLPGAHWLNLGMIVVSVILGIYYMQTDAITALVIMTFIAFVFGYNLVSAIGGADMPVVVSMLNSYSGWAAAAAGFMLGNDLLIITGALVGSSGAILSYIMCKAMNRSFISVILGGFGSEGGTMAAGDAEQGEHREVQADDVAEMLKNARNVIIAPGYGMAVAQAQYPVAEITQKLRQRGVNVRFAIHPVAGRLPGHMNVLLAEAKLPYDIVMEMDEINEDFADTDVVLVIGANDTVNPAAKEPGSPISGMPVLEVWNAENVVVFKRSMATGYAGVQNPLFFKENTEMLFGDAKESVSKILASI is encoded by the coding sequence ATGTCTATAGGATTATTAAGTGCAGCTTATCTTGTTGCTGCAGTCCTGTTTATCTTCAGTCTTGCAGGCTTAAGTAAGCAGGAAACCGCTCAGCGCGGTAATATCTTGGGTATTATCGGTATGGTGATTGCGGTTATTGCAACCCTTGCCAGTACTCAAATCGAAGGTAACAGCTGGATTGTTACCGGTGCGATGGCCATTGGTGCTGCAATTGGTGTGCGTTTAGCACTGAAAGTTGAGATGACAGAGATGCCTGAGCTGGTGGCGATTCTTCACAGTTTTGTGGGGATGGCTGCGGTTTTGGTTGGTTTCTCAAGCACGTTAGATCATGGCTCCTTAATGGATGCAGTAACAGGCCAGATAGATCCTGTTGCTAAAACCATTCACGATGTCGAGGTCTTTTTAGGGATCTTTATCGGTGCGGTGACCTTTACTGGCTCTGTGGTGGCATTCGCTAAACTCAGAGGGTTAGTGAAGAGCGCACCTAAGTCACTTCCTGGCGCGCATTGGTTGAACCTAGGGATGATCGTTGTCTCTGTGATACTGGGTATCTACTACATGCAGACTGATGCTATCACTGCATTAGTTATCATGACCTTCATCGCCTTTGTGTTTGGTTATAACCTAGTATCGGCGATTGGTGGTGCGGATATGCCAGTGGTTGTCTCTATGCTTAACTCTTACTCAGGTTGGGCAGCAGCTGCGGCAGGATTCATGCTAGGCAATGACCTGTTGATCATCACAGGTGCACTGGTAGGTAGCTCTGGTGCTATTCTCTCTTACATCATGTGTAAGGCGATGAACCGCTCATTTATCTCTGTGATCTTAGGTGGTTTTGGTAGCGAAGGTGGCACTATGGCTGCTGGTGATGCTGAGCAAGGTGAGCATCGCGAAGTACAGGCTGATGACGTCGCAGAGATGTTGAAGAATGCACGTAACGTTATCATCGCACCAGGTTATGGCATGGCGGTTGCTCAGGCTCAGTATCCAGTTGCTGAGATCACTCAGAAACTTCGTCAACGCGGCGTGAATGTACGATTTGCTATCCATCCTGTCGCGGGGCGTCTACCTGGTCACATGAACGTACTTTTGGCTGAAGCAAAACTGCCTTACGATATCGTCATGGAGATGGACGAGATCAATGAGGATTTCGCCGATACCGATGTGGTGCTGGTGATTGGAGCTAACGATACGGTTAACCCTGCTGCGAAAGAGCCAGGTAGCCCTATCTCTGGTATGCCAGTACTTGAAGTGTGGAATGCTGAAAACGTGGTGGTATTTAAGCGTTCAATGGCAACAGGTTATGCCGGTGTGCAAAACCCACTCTTCTTTAAAGAGAATACAGAGATGCTATTTGGTGATGCCAAAGAGAGTGTTTCTAAGATTTTAGCTAGCATCTAA
- a CDS encoding GGDEF domain-containing protein, with the protein MRLALLNFVDSYSLLAKGYGKVTYINLLSLRYPKDPERELNYLERVHRFFSYSISNMLGLIFGASLISVILYYYGAMIGQIQLLFACTAVVATCVYLISRYVDKHKLEGELLANLLISRVTLGCVIGVLYGVAVFLLPKPIEEASVLFLLCIYLASIAVAIFQYSVIPTYYILFNFSMLIPVMFYFVIFPSTFGYLMILVLISGSLMFISKGFKISKNEIHSITVNLRLQAEVAEHVLTRQKLQEMALYDNLTKVANRHLFEESAENSLERAKEQKQSMALLYIDLNNFKTINDRFGHEVGDKVLIEAANRVKTKIRHTDLVARFGGDEFVVVLENYNLDVVRVDLIDVIRGVLNEDILIEGQLLELRASIGVSIFPNDGSSLRDLLHNADTHMYNQKKH; encoded by the coding sequence ATGAGGTTAGCTTTACTAAACTTTGTAGATTCATATAGTTTGTTGGCTAAGGGTTATGGCAAAGTGACCTATATCAACCTTTTATCTCTGCGCTACCCCAAAGATCCTGAGCGGGAGTTGAACTACTTAGAGCGAGTTCATCGCTTTTTTAGTTACTCCATCTCCAATATGCTTGGCTTGATTTTTGGTGCGAGTCTTATCTCAGTTATTCTCTATTACTACGGTGCGATGATTGGACAGATCCAACTTCTATTTGCATGTACCGCTGTGGTTGCCACATGTGTCTATTTAATCTCTAGATACGTTGATAAACATAAACTAGAAGGCGAATTGTTGGCAAACTTACTGATCTCTAGAGTCACTTTAGGTTGTGTTATAGGAGTCTTATATGGCGTCGCCGTTTTTCTGCTACCTAAGCCTATCGAAGAAGCCAGTGTGCTTTTTCTTCTCTGTATCTACCTCGCCTCCATTGCGGTGGCTATTTTTCAGTACTCTGTGATACCGACTTATTACATCTTATTTAATTTCAGTATGTTAATCCCTGTTATGTTTTACTTCGTTATTTTTCCAAGTACCTTTGGTTATCTGATGATTTTAGTACTGATATCTGGCTCACTTATGTTCATATCGAAAGGGTTTAAGATCTCTAAAAACGAGATACATTCAATCACTGTTAATTTAAGGCTGCAGGCTGAGGTGGCTGAACATGTACTGACTAGACAGAAACTACAGGAGATGGCGCTGTACGATAATCTGACGAAGGTGGCTAATCGCCACCTTTTTGAAGAGAGTGCCGAGAACTCTCTTGAACGAGCTAAAGAGCAAAAACAATCCATGGCACTGCTCTATATCGATCTTAATAACTTTAAAACTATCAATGATCGTTTCGGTCATGAGGTGGGCGATAAGGTGTTAATCGAAGCTGCCAACAGGGTTAAAACTAAGATACGACATACGGATCTTGTTGCTAGGTTTGGCGGTGATGAGTTTGTGGTTGTGCTTGAAAATTACAATCTAGATGTAGTGAGAGTCGACCTAATTGATGTCATTCGCGGTGTGTTAAATGAAGATATATTGATAGAAGGTCAGCTGCTTGAGCTGAGGGCCAGTATAGGTGTTTCTATTTTCCCCAATGATGGCAGTAGCTTGAGAGACTTACTTCATAATGCTGACACCCATATGTATAACCAGAAGAAACACTAA